The sequence TACCGCGCGATCGCCGACGACGCGGGCCACTCGCTCGTGCTCGAGGTGACGGCGCTGTGGAGCGGCCAGAGCGCGACGGCCCGCAGCGCGCCGTTGGCGATCAAGGCCCGGCCGGTGCCGAGCGTGACCGTCGCCCCGGCCGTGAACGGCATCGCCAAGCGCGGCCAGACGCTGACCGCGACGACTGGCACCTGGTCGAACAACCCGACGGGCTACGCGTTCCAGTGGCTGCGTTGCGCGAACGGCGACTGCACGCAGATCCCGGATGCCACCACGGACCGCCACACGCTCACGCCGTCGGACACCGGGTTCGCGATCGCGGTCGAGGTGACCGCGCGCAACCCGTGGGGGACGGCCGTCAGCCGCTCGGCGCCGACCGCCACCGTGGTCCCCGGCCCGCCCGTGAGCTCGAGCCCGCCGGTGATCTCGAGCCCGAGCCCGATCATCCAGCAGGGCGTGACGCTGAGCGTCGGCGGCTACGCCTGGGAGGCGACGCCGGACACCGTCTACAGCCTCTCGTGGGAGCGCTGCGACGCCAACGGCTGCGCGGCGATCCCGGGCGCCACCGGTGATCGCTACCTGCTGGTGGCGGCGGACGTCGGTGCGCGGATCGTGGCCGTGAGCACCGCCTCGAACATCGACGGCACGGTCTCCGCCCGCTCCGCCGAGACCGTCGCGGTGACGCTCGCCGGCCCGCGCTGGAAGACGCTCCCGACGATCGCGGGCGCCTCGGCCCGCGTCGGCGACGACGTGACCATGACGCCCGGCACCTGGAGCGGCCCGCCGGTCGTCACCGACACCACCGAGCTGATGCGCTGCACCAACGTCTGCGTGTCCCGTGGAACGCCTTCGCCGTACACGATCGTCACGGGCGACCTCGGCGCGATCCTGCGCGTGCGCGAGACGGCGACCAACACCGGCGGCACGACGGTCGTGTGGTCGGCCAAGTACGTCGGCCCGGTCGTCTCGGCCTCCGCGGGCTCGCTGACCCTGTCGTCGCGCGAGGCGCCGGTGCGCAACGCCGACGGCTCGACGCTCGCGTTCGCCCGCCTGTCGGGCGGCGCCGTGGCGGCCGCGGCCAAGCCGAAGAAGCCGAGCGGCCCGAAGGTCGCGCTGCGCCGTCCCGGCAAGGTCAAGGGCAAGCTCGTGGCCTGGGCGTGCCCGGTCGCGGTGGGCGAAGGCGCGCCGGCGCCCTGCAGCACCAAGGTGACGCTGAAGAAGAAGGCCACGCTGGCCCTGCCGGCGGGCACGGCGGGCAAGGTGCGCGTGGTGGTCGTCCGCGGCAAGTAGCGCCCGTGCGGCGAGCACGCCCGCCACGAGCGGGCGTGCGCGCCGCCGTGATCGTCATGCTCACTCGCGTGGACCTGCCGCACCCACGCTTCGCGCGCCTCTATCCGCGCGCCGCCGCCCGCGCCGACGCTCGCGGCGCCGCCAGCCACCGCTCGCGGCTCGTCGCCGACCTCAGCGGCCGGGTCGTCGAGATCGGCGCCGGGCATGGGGCGAACTTCGTCCACTATCCGCCGACGGTCACCGAGGTCGTCGCGATCGAGCCCGAGCCGACCCTGCGGGCGCTCGCGACGCAGGCCGCCGCCGCGCACATGCCGGTGCCGATCTCGGTCCGGCCGGGCACGGCCGAGGCGCTGCCCTTCGCCGACCACGAGCTCGACGCCGCGGTCGTCAGCCTCGTGCTGTGCAGCGTGCCCGACCAGGCGCGGGCGCTCGACGAGATCCGGCGCGTCCTCAAGCCGGGAGGCGAGCTGCGGTTCTACGAGCACGTCATCCCGCGGGGCGGGGTCAAGCGGATGCTGCTGCAGGCCGCCGACCGCTCCGGGGCGTGGCCCGCCCTCGCCGGCGGATGCCATCCCGCGCGGGACACCGCCGCCGCGATCGAACGCGCGGGGTTCACGATCGAGGCGTGCGAGCGGATCGACTTCAGCGCGGCCGCGATCGAGCCGACGATCCCGTACCTGCTCGGACGAGCGCGTAGTGGACTCGTCGGTCCGTGGTAGCTTGGCGTCAACTTCGCGGGCTCTGGCGCATCGGAAGC comes from Solirubrobacter pauli and encodes:
- a CDS encoding class I SAM-dependent methyltransferase, producing MDLPHPRFARLYPRAAARADARGAASHRSRLVADLSGRVVEIGAGHGANFVHYPPTVTEVVAIEPEPTLRALATQAAAAHMPVPISVRPGTAEALPFADHELDAAVVSLVLCSVPDQARALDEIRRVLKPGGELRFYEHVIPRGGVKRMLLQAADRSGAWPALAGGCHPARDTAAAIERAGFTIEACERIDFSAAAIEPTIPYLLGRARSGLVGPW